GTTGAAGACCGCGGCCGGTGGGCTGGTCATCGATGGCTTCAGTCGCTGCTACGCCGACGTGGGCGAGGGCGAGCTGCTGGCCCTCGAGGGCAGCGGCGGCCGACTCGAGCTGGCGCTGCGCGCAGGGTCAGCCGCCGAGCTACCGGCTATGAGCGGCGTCGGCATGCCCCTGCGCGTGTACCGCAGCGAGTAGACGCAGCGAGTTCGGTCAGTTGATCACCGGTAGCGCCGGGGAGAGTAGCTGCACGCCTGGCCGCAAAGCAGCGGCCGGTTCCACCAGCTCGGCCAGCCGCCCGAGCAAGGGCGGCAGCTTCACGGTGGATACAACCGATCCACGCAGGCGCGAAAGCCTTTCGCCCAGTTTTTCCCTGCGCGGGTAGTAAACCAGCTCAACAGAATCAATGTCTTCTATGGTAGCCGCGGTGGCGGCGGCGGCTACCGCCTGCTCAAAGCCGCCGATCTCGTCTACCAGTCCCCGCTCGAGCGCCTGTTGCCCGCTCCACACGCGTCCGCCGCCCACGCTGTCCACGTCGTTTATGCTCAGCGACCGGCCCCGGGCCACCCGCCGAAGGAAGAGCTGGTAGGTGCGCTCCATCTGCGTGCGTACCAGCGATAGCTCGGCCCTGTCAAAACCCTTGCTGATGTCCATCAGGCCCGCGTAGCGGCCCCTGGTGAGCGTTTCGCTGCCTATGCCAAGCCTGCCCAGCAGGCCCGCCACGTTGGGCTTGAACAGCACCACTCCTATCGATCCGGTGATGGACATTCCCTGGGCCAGCACGCGGTCGGCGCCAGAGGCCATGTAGTACCCGCCCGAGCCCGCGATGTTGCCGAGCGAAGCCACCACGGGCGTCGTTCGAGATGCGGCTCGCACCAGTCTCCAGACCTGGTCCGACGCCTGTGCCGAACCGCCGGGGCTGTCCACGCGCAACACGATGGCTTTTACGCCGTCGGCCAGGGCCTCGTCAAAAGCCCGCGCCAGGGTGTCGGCTCCAACCGACGCGCCGGTCGCTCCACCGGCCCTGCTCTCCCCGTTCACGATGTTACCCGCGGCGTGGATGACGGCCACCCGTTCGCCGCCGCCCAGTCCGAGCGATGATGCACTCACGCGCCTGTAGTCTTCTTCGTAGACCAGGGGAGGGGAAGGGCCGTCGGCTGGGTTTTCGCGCAACTGGTCCATGTGGCGCACGCCGTCGGCGAGGCCCGAATCCATGAAGGCTTCTGGCGACGCCGGGCACGCGTCCACCACGGCGGGCAACTCGCCGGGCTCGAGCCCGCGCGACAAAGCGATGGACACGCCGAACTGCCCATAGAGATCGTCGAGCAGAAAGTCAGCGGCTTCACGGTGGGCCGCCGACATGCCCCTGCGGCCTATCATGTCACCCATCGATTTGTATTCGCGGATCTGCTCGACCTCCATGTCGATGTCGATCTTTTCCCAGACGCCTCCCAGGAAGACGAAGTGCGCTGCCATGCCGTTGAGCATGGCCGAGGATCCTGGGGGCAGGTACAACTCGTCTGCCGCCGAAGCGATGAAGTACTCCCTGTTGCTGCCGAACGACCCGCTGTCGAGCAGCGACACGACTTTCTTACCGGCGTCCTGCAGGCCGGCCAGCGACGTACGGATTTCCTGGGCCTGCGCCCAGCCCAGTTGGGTGTCCTGCACGCGCAGCAGCACCCCGTCGATGCGCTCGTCGTGGCGGGCCTTGCGCAGGGTGGCGAGCAGGTCGAGAAAAGCCGGCCGGTCGTCGAGCAGCCGGTCAAGGGCGTCACGTCCGGGCGGGAGCTCGGCGTAGGTGCCCTCGAGGTCGATCACGAGATAGCTGCCCCTGGGTACGTCCGGCTCCGAGTCGCGGAGAAGGACGAAAACAGCCAGTGCCAGCAATCCAAGCACGATCCATCGTTTCTTGATGCGCATGTTTACTCCGCCGGGAATCTTCGCCGCGAATCACTCCTGGGCCTGCTGTCTCCCGGCCGGACCACGGCAGGCCCTTCCTTGTATCACAGCTGGCCGGCAGTGACGCGTTTGCGGACCGGGCCTGCAAGCCGGGATCGTGGTGGCGGGCTGCTGCCGACGGGGTGATCTGCTAGTCTCGCGGGGTGTCACGGGATCTTATAAGCGTTGAACTGGGCTCGGTGTCGGGTTACGAGGCCTGGCGGGCCGAATTACTGGCTGCCACCCTGGCGGCCGACCTGGGCTGCGCCTGGCTGTTGACCTGGACCCGCAGTGAGCAGGGCGTGAGCCTGGGGCGCTTCCACCGGCGTGCCGAGGGTGCCGAGTCCATTGAGCGACGCTTGACGGGCGGACGAAATGTGCCCGCGGGGCCAGCCGTACAGGAATTTGCCTTCGTGCTGCCATCGGTGGACTGGCTCGACGAGGGCGCTGGTGGCCTTGGGCCGGGGCAGGTACTCAACCGGGCGCTCAGGCCCCTGCTCGCTTGTCTCAGGGCAGAGTTATCGAGCCGCTCCGGGCTTGAGCCGTTCTACCCGGGGCGCGATCTTGTCACCGTCGACTCCAGGCCTGTGGCCCACGCAGCGTATTCTGTTTTTGCTGACGGGGTCTGCGTCGTCGAACAGATGTTGTTTACGGCCGAGGCGCCGGGCGTGGTTGACTCGTTGCTCGAGCTGCTGGATCCCGCTGGAATAACCGGCCAGGCGCTGGGTGGACTCGACGCGGGCTGCAGCCTTGCCCAACTCGGTGTTGATCAGCAGATCGACTGGGCCCGGCTGATGGCGCTGGAGTCTGCCAGCGTTTTTGCCTGCAAGCTGTCGCCGGGCTCGCTTCCCGGGCAAGGGCTCACGGCCGATGCTTCGGCCTGGGACTGCTTCCAACGCGAGCGGGGCAGTCTTGCTGCGGGGCGGCTGCTGGCTGCCGGCCCGTCCATGCTGGGCATGCTCGAGTGCAGCGGGGTCGGCCCGGGCACGGAGGGCGATGTCTCGCTGTCGGGCATAGAGATATGCGGAGACCTGCTGGCACCGTTTCACTTGATCGACCAGGTTGAGCAAGCCCTCGAGGGTTGCCCGCCTGTTGTTTCCGAGATCGCGAGCAGGATAGAGCAGCTGACATCCTCGACGGGCGGATTTATCCTGGGCTGTGACAACAGCGGGGAACAAGCGCTCGCCGCCCTGCTGGCGCGCTGCGCGTGAGGCGGCCGACGCTGGCGATTGCGCCCGTGCCCGTGGCGTGGCATTGACGGCTGCATGGCGGACTGTCTTTTCTGTTCGATTGGCGCTGGTGAGGTCCCGGCCGAGAAGGTTTACGAGGACGACCAGCTGTTTGCGATCCGCGACATAAATCCGGTCGCGCCGCTGCACCTGTTGCTCATTCCCCGCAAGCACATCGCTACCATACTCGACTTCGAGGACGCCGATAGTGCACTGGTGGCTGGTATCTATCGCCTGGCGGCTCGCCTTGCCGCTGAAAACGACCTCAGTGACGACGGCTACCGCGTGGTCGCCAACTGCAAGAGCGACGGCGGGCAGACAGTTTACCACGTACACTTTCACCTGCTGGGCGGACGCGCGATGGCGTGGCCGCCGGGCTGAGCAGGAGTACGCAGGGCAAGGGCATGCTGGGCGCTGTTATTTTTGATTTCGACGGGGTGATTGCCGACGACGAGGGACTGCACCTGGCTGGCTTCAGGCACGCCCTGTTGTCGCTGGGCATGGAAATCAGCGACGAGGATTATTACCAACGCTACGTGGGCTACGACGACCGCGACGGCTTCACCGTGATCTTCCGTGATAGGGGAGTGAGCCTGGACGAAGAAGCCCTGCTCAGATTGATGGCCGATAAGGCCGCCGAGTTTGAGCGCCTGGCGGCGGGCGGCGCTCGCCTCTTTGATGGTGTCGAAGAGCTTATCTCTGCCCTGGCCGAAGCGGGCGTGCCCCTGGCCATCGGCTCGGGAGCGCTTGGTAACGAAATACGGATGGTGCTGGCGCAGTCCGGGTTGGCCAGTCGCTTTGAGGTCATCGTGTCAGCCGAGGACGTATCGGCGGGCAAGCCCGACCCGGAGACCTACGACAGGGCCCGGCGCTTGTTGCAGCAGGGGGCTGGTCGCGAGGCCGGCGCTGGCATAGCGGCCGAGAATTGCGTGGTCATAGAAGACACGACGGCCGGCCTGGTCTCGGCCCGCTCAGCCGGTATGCATACGCTGGCGGTGACCAACACCTTTGCGGCCGCGAGCCTGGACGCCGACCTGGTGGTCGACAGCCTGGCCGACGTCAGCGTTGAGACCCTGCGTGGCTTGCTGGACAGGGCGGGAGACAAGAGGCGTGGGTAAAAACAGCAACGGCGAAATCCTGGAACAGATAGCCATTTCACACGAGATCTTTGTTGAGCTCATGGACCGCCGTCTGCCCGAGCTCGAGGCGGAAGACCTCGAGCGTTACTTCGCGGCGCTGAGTCGTTTCCTGGGAATGCTCGAGGACGATGAAAAAGAACTGCGGCAGGCGGCCCGCGAAATGGCGGCGGAGGCCATGACCCTGCTGCTCGACGAGCTGGCACGATGAAGCCGGCGGCCGGCATCCAGCCGGACTCGCATGTCGTGGCCTTGCAGGCGGTGGCGTTTTATTCGGCGTAGCGGGATCCGTTGTTCTCGGCGTCAGGGAACGTTTCAGAACTCGCGCTTCAAGGGCAGCGTTACGCGGTAGACATTGCGCCCCCTTACGACCGAGACCAGTACCGCGTTGCTGTTGCGCAGCGCCGCTAGCCGGCGGCGAAACGCGTCACGGTCGGCCACCTCGCGGCCGCCGAGCGAGCTTATTCCGTCGCCTGGCCTGATGCCGATTTCGGCCGCCGGACTGTTTTCTCTCACCGCCGAAACAGCAAGCGGTCCTTCCTTGCGCTCCACCAGCTTCAGCCCGAGTCCCTGCCACGCCAGCCGGTCTATACGCTCGGCTGGGTATACTGCTACCTGCAGTTTCAGCGAGCGCAGCACCCCGTCGTTCAACACGCCCACCTCGAGGGTCTCGCCGGCCGGCCAACTGGGCCTGGTACTGGGCCATGTTGTGTACTTTGTCGCCGTCTATAGCGCCTATGATGTCGCCCGCAGCCACGCCGGCTTCGGCTGCCGGGCTGTCCTTTTCTACGCCCCGGACGAGTACTCCGCCGTCGCTGTCTACGCCCAGATGAAAGGCGATTTCTCCGGTAAGACCCTGCACCTTGAGCCCCAGCCACGCCGGTTGAACCGAGCCGTAGTTGAGGATCTGCTCGACCACGATACGGACTTTCGCGCTGGGAATGGCAAAGCCTATTCCCTCGCCGTCGCGGTGTATGGCCGTGTTGATGCCCAGCAAGCGTCCTTCAACGTCCACCAGTGGCCCACCCGAGTTGCCGGGGTTGATCGAAGCGTCGGTTTGCAGCAGGCCGTGGTACACGAGCCTGCCGGCGTTGATCGTTCGCCCGGCAGCGCTGATGA
This genomic window from Candidatus Binatota bacterium contains:
- the sppA gene encoding signal peptide peptidase SppA, giving the protein MRIKKRWIVLGLLALAVFVLLRDSEPDVPRGSYLVIDLEGTYAELPPGRDALDRLLDDRPAFLDLLATLRKARHDERIDGVLLRVQDTQLGWAQAQEIRTSLAGLQDAGKKVVSLLDSGSFGSNREYFIASAADELYLPPGSSAMLNGMAAHFVFLGGVWEKIDIDMEVEQIREYKSMGDMIGRRGMSAAHREAADFLLDDLYGQFGVSIALSRGLEPGELPAVVDACPASPEAFMDSGLADGVRHMDQLRENPADGPSPPLVYEEDYRRVSASSLGLGGGERVAVIHAAGNIVNGESRAGGATGASVGADTLARAFDEALADGVKAIVLRVDSPGGSAQASDQVWRLVRAASRTTPVVASLGNIAGSGGYYMASGADRVLAQGMSITGSIGVVLFKPNVAGLLGRLGIGSETLTRGRYAGLMDISKGFDRAELSLVRTQMERTYQLFLRRVARGRSLSINDVDSVGGGRVWSGQQALERGLVDEIGGFEQAVAAAATAATIEDIDSVELVYYPRREKLGERLSRLRGSVVSTVKLPPLLGRLAELVEPAAALRPGVQLLSPALPVIN
- a CDS encoding histidine triad nucleotide-binding protein; this encodes MADCLFCSIGAGEVPAEKVYEDDQLFAIRDINPVAPLHLLLIPRKHIATILDFEDADSALVAGIYRLAARLAAENDLSDDGYRVVANCKSDGGQTVYHVHFHLLGGRAMAWPPG
- a CDS encoding HAD family phosphatase; its protein translation is MAAGLSRSTQGKGMLGAVIFDFDGVIADDEGLHLAGFRHALLSLGMEISDEDYYQRYVGYDDRDGFTVIFRDRGVSLDEEALLRLMADKAAEFERLAAGGARLFDGVEELISALAEAGVPLAIGSGALGNEIRMVLAQSGLASRFEVIVSAEDVSAGKPDPETYDRARRLLQQGAGREAGAGIAAENCVVIEDTTAGLVSARSAGMHTLAVTNTFAAASLDADLVVDSLADVSVETLRGLLDRAGDKRRG
- a CDS encoding PDZ domain-containing protein, with amino-acid sequence MGVLNDGVLRSLKLQVAVYPAERIDRLAWQGLGLKLVERKEGPLAVSAVRENSPAAEIGIRPGDGISSLGGREVADRDAFRRRLAALRNSNAVLVSVVRGRNVYRVTLPLKREF
- a CDS encoding trypsin-like serine protease, whose translation is MDRQARGPRPRAGGFHRRDETADRLRTVRLISPTYQPPVALTLRLLPLALAAAVVLPAFAPAVTDAGKASPDRSVRRTPVVEAIEKVSPAVVNIYTETIVDAPLGRRSPFFGDPFVDDFFSDFFGEMQPRSRRQKRSSLGSGLLVDADGTIVTNEHVILRATSIRVLMSDGREFDASLQGADSDSDLAVLHIDSDTPLPFVPLPSDDSVMIGETVVAIGNPFGLSHSVTTGVISAAGRTINAGRLVYHGLLQTDASINPGNSGGPLVDVEGRLLGINTAIHRDGEGIGFAIPSAKVRIVVEQILNYGSVQPAWLGLKVQGLTGEIAFHLGVDSDGGVLVRGVEKDSPAAEAGVAAGDIIGAIDGDKVHNMAQYQAQLAGRRDPRGGRVERRGAALAETAGSSIPSRAYRPAGVAGTRAEAGGAQGRTACCFGGERKQSGGRNRHQARRRNKLARRPRGGRP